In a single window of the Rhopalosiphum padi isolate XX-2018 chromosome 1, ASM2088224v1, whole genome shotgun sequence genome:
- the LOC132917011 gene encoding 2-oxoisovalerate dehydrogenase subunit alpha, mitochondrial: protein MYSAKIMLKRLINTKLFKKQCMLSSTISANIEESVYRGINKVNYTSNLDINEPSLNSPVPIFRILNDTGDISSNCKSIIVPENNELIKMYKSMVLLSIMDKILYESQRQGRISFYMTNEGEEAAQIGSAAGLHSNDLVYGQYREAGVLLFRGFAPEQFMNQCFGNVDDLGKGKQMPVHYGSKNLNFVTLSSPLTTQLPQAVGSAYSFKRSKINRCTIVYFGEGASSEGDAHAAFNFASTLDCPIIFFCRNNGYAISTPANEQYRGDGIVSHGPGYGIATIRVDGNDILAVYNAVLKAREYVMTNTRPLLIEAMTYRRGHHSTSDDSTAYRSKDEIKQWSNKNPIIRFKNLLEKNNLWSDQNDVEYEKETKKQLMQSFAIASKKNKPNWREMFNDVYHEIPNNLLEQMNSLEDHISQYSDHYPKQ, encoded by the exons ATGTATTCTGCAAAGATCATGCTTAAGAGATTGATCAACACAAAACTGTTTAAA aaacaatGTATGCTAAGTAGTACAATATCAGCTAACATAGAAGAGTCTGTTTATCGGGGAAtcaataaagttaattatacTTCAAATTTAGATATAAATGAACCATCATTAAATAGTCCAGTACCTATTTTTAGAATACTGAATGATACTGGAGACATTTCGAGCAATTGTAAATCTAtaatt GTACCAGAAAATAATgaattgattaaaatgtataaatctatGGTTTTGCTGTCTATAAtggataaaatattgtatgaatCTCAAAGGCAAGGCAGAATATCATTTTACATGACAAATGAAGGCGAAGAAGCGGCACAAATTGGTAGTGCCGCAGGATTACATTCTAATGATCTTGTGTATGGGCAATACAGAGAAGCGG GAGTTTTATTATTCAGAGGATTTGCTCCTGAACAATTTATGAATCAATGTTTTGGTAATGTAGATGATCTTGGTAAAGGAAAACAAATGCCAGTTCATTATGGAtctaaaaatcttaattttgtaACTCTTTCGTCTCCACTTACTACTCAGTTACCTCAAG ctgtTGGATCAGCATATTCGTTTAAAAGATCAAAAATCAATCGTTgtactattgtttattttggCGAGGGAGCTTCAAGCGAAGGAGATGCTCATGCTGCATTTAATTTTGCGTCAACTCTAGACtgtccaataatatttttttg tcgTAATAATGGATATGCCATATCAACACCAGCAAATGAACAGTATAGAGGAGATGGTATTGTAAGTCACGGCCCTGGCTATGGAATTGCTACAATTCGTGTCGATGGCAATGATATTCTTGCAGTATATAATGCAGTTTTAAAAGCTCGAGAATATGTCATGACTAATACAAGACCTCTATTGATAGAAGCTATGACTTACAG GCGGGGACATCACAGTACTTCTGATGATAGTACTGCATACAGATCTAAAGATGAGATTAAACAATGGTCAAATAAAAATCCAATTATAAGATTCAAGAACTTACTTGAGAAAAATAATCTTTGGAGTGATCAAAATGATGTTGAGTATGAAAAAGAAACTAAAAAACAA ttaatgcaGTCATTTGCAATtgcatcaaaaaaaaataaaccaaattgGAGAGAAATGTTTAATGATGTTTATCacgaaattccaaataatttgtt ggaACAAATGAACTCATTGGAAGATCATATATCACAATATTCTGATCATTATCCTAAACa
- the LOC132917010 gene encoding uncharacterized protein LOC132917010 produces the protein MNSIGAMNSPVKQPLPTVLAPPTISNSSPSKVQQPPNLTPLNLNTSQSAQPLSLVNEHKNIPIVIPSPVMTSVENIVPKTTACNGLPDTKPIGEKIEGALPKIESQVLHNQVNNSVNVKSANESPLSEVKPQVLEVENLSQKKDDKNNLPIVQTDKVVLPEVIVPSLNEPIKPDDIHKTENVVSKPKENDIKVSQESTEIKVIGQTNQGPTVSVEKNEQAPVNTSKVGVRRKREHKQLEEEEEKKEKSSLKKDIPVEEIKSKRTRLPTQPFQLSLLPEMHHISKISEKTVSSKINSDKLTVFYKNEFLAVRNEEGGFYLCQAMQNIHRASRRIRIRWLTQHPNDEFTPDFYDHTEFDCILTNITLKKIQKEQWKLPEKEKLRIENILKRSIDVEKGSEKPSVTEEHPDGLDVSLFKDEAQLTKKKGSKKSVTVKRKVSTDEQPVKKSSRLSKKKPSYDFGHSSSESDENDDEEGNSNQKKSSSKKILKKKVIAKEPAKKVIGNVSKPKIPAVRKTQAPVKPTYVLASVSSAVKKREIIATKQKKENSVSDKKSSKKVETKSPAVPLPSERSSKTRNAGNAVSAKITTAGIGIVKNNPNDRKTLRNRK, from the exons ATGAATAGTATTGGAGCAATGAATTCTCCAGTGAAGCAGCCTCTGCCAACAGTGTTGGCTCCTCCTACTATTTCAAATTCTTCACCTTCCAAAGTACAACAACCACCGAATTTAACTccacttaatttaaatacttctcAATCAGCTCAACCTTTGAGTCTTGttaatgaacataaaaatattccaaTTGTTATCCCTTCGCCTGTTATGACTTCTGTTGAAAATATTGTTCCAAAAACTACTGCATGTAATGGTTTACCTGATACAAAACCAATTGGTGAGAAAATTGAAGGAGCTTTGCCTAAAATTGAATCACAAGTACTCCACAATCAGGTAAATAACTCTGTTAATGTCAAAAGTGCAAATGAATCTCCTCTTTCTGAAGTGAAACCTCAAGTATTAGAAGTTGAAAATTTATCTCAAAAAAAAGATGATAAGAATAACTTGCCAATTGTTCAAACTGATAAAGTTGTTTTACCAGAAGTTATTGTACCATCTTTAAATGAACCTATTAAGCCTGATGATATACATAAAACTGAAAATGTAGTTTCCAAACCAAAAGAAAATGATATTAAAGTCAGTCAAGAATCTACTGAAATTAAGGTTATAGGGCAAACAAACCAAGGGCCAACTGTTTCTgttgaaaaaaatgaacaagCACCTGTTAATACTTCAAAAGTTGGTGTACGACGAAAAAGAGAACATaaa caactagaagaagaagaagaaaagaAGGAGAAATCGTCATTAAAAAAGGATATACCTGTTGAAGAAATAAAATCAAAGCGTACTAGACTTCCTACTCAACCTTTCCAATTATCATTGTTGCCGGAAATGCACCATATTTCCaaaatttctgaaaaaactGTATCTTCAAAAATCAACAGTGACAAATTAACAGTGTTttacaa AAATGAATTTTTGGCTGTACGAAATGAAGAAGGAGGATTTTACTTATGTCAAGCTATGCAAAATATTCATAGAGCTAGTCGCCGCATTCGTATTCGATGGCTGACTCAACATCCTAATGATGAATTTACACCAGATTTTTATGACCATACAG agTTTGATTGTATTTTgactaatataacattaaaaaaaattcaaaaagaaCAGTGGAAACTTCCTGAAAAAGAAAAGTtaagaattgaaaatatattgaaacgATCTATTGATGTTGAAAAAGGATCAGAAAAACCTTCAGTTACTGAAGAACATCCAGATGggt tgGACGTGAGTTTATTCAAAGATGAAGCTCAGCTAACAAAGAAAAAAGGTAGCAAAAAAAGTGTAACTGTTAAAAGGAAGGTATCAACAGATGAACAACCAGTAAAAAAGTCGTCTAGATTGTCTAAGAAAAAACCTTCATATGATTTTGGGCATTCGTCATCTGAAAGTGACGAGAATGATGACGAAGAGGGTAATAGTAaccaaaaaaaatcatcaagcaaaaaaattttgaaaaagaaaGTCATTGCTAAAGAACCTGCTAAAAAAGTAATAGGCAATGTATCAAAACCAAAAATACCAGCAGTTAGAAAAACACAAGCTCCTGTAAAACCAACTTATGTACTGGCCTCAGTTTCATCAGCAGTGAAGAAAAGAGAAATAATTgctacaaaacaaaaaaaagagaACAGTGTTTCGGATAAAAAGTCTTCCAAGAAAGTAGAAACAAAATCTCCAGCTGTTCCACTACCTTCGGAGAGATCATCAAAAACtagaa atgcaggAAATGCTGTTTCAGCAAAAATAACCACTGCTGGTATtggaatagttaaaaataacccCAATGATCGAAAAACACTAAGAAATCgtaaatga
- the LOC132917014 gene encoding alpha-ketoglutarate-dependent dioxygenase alkB homolog 6: MENINLKDNKLTTVDDAAYYIPNFITEDQETYIMEKVNSAPKPKWCQLKNRRVQNWGGMPHIKGLIPETIPDWLKGFIDQVDSLQVFPSTNKPNHVLINEYLSGQGIMPHLDGSLFFPTISTITCGSHTVLNFYKSLKDEAVVSSEKVYSILLERRSLLVLKGKMYTEYMHGIEEITNDIIDNNISNITYCGSNYQKGISLTRNKRISLTIRNVPKVFKLNLNSIFKK, encoded by the exons atggaaaatataaatttaaaggaTAATAAGTTGACTACC GTCGACGATGCAGCTTATTACATACCAAATTTTATAACGGAAGATCAGGAAACATATATAATGGAGAAAGTAAATAGTGCACCAAAACCGAAATGGTGTCAATTGAAAAATAGAAGAGTTCAAAATTGGGGAGGCATGCCTCATATCAAAGGACTTATTCCCGAAACAATTCCTGAT TGGTTAAAAGGATTTATTGATCAAGTAGACAGTCTTCAAGTATTTCCTAGCACTAATAAACCAAACCATGTGTTAATTAATGAATACTTATCTGGACAAGGGATCATG CCACATTTAGATGGAAGTTTATTTTTTCCTACTATAAGTACAATAACCTGTGGATCTCATACTGTATTGAATTTCTATAAGTCACTTAAG gacGAAGCAGTTGTATCAAGTGAGAAAGTATACAGTATATTGTTGGAAAGGAGAAGTCTACTAGTTTTAAAGGGTAAAATGTATACCGAATATATGCATGGCATCGAGGAGATTACCAATGATATAATAGACAATAACATAtctaatataacatattgtgGATCAAATTATCAAAAGGGAATTTCATTGACAAGAAATAAGCGCATATCATTAACTATTAGAAATGTTCCTAaggtattcaaattaaatttgaattcaatatttaaaaaataa
- the LOC132917013 gene encoding acetyl-CoA acetyltransferase, mitochondrial — MLRFKTGKSLITYTQRSLSTTSTLRDVFIVSATRTPIGSFGGSLKSLSATKLGAIAIQAAVERSGISKDEIQEVFMGNVCQGGVGQAPARQATIFAGLPKSTICTTINKVCASGMKSVMLASQSLICGHQQIVVAGGMESMSNVPFYLARGDTKYGGVNLSDGIVFDGLTDVYNKVHMGSCAENTAKQCGISRAQQDDFALSSYKKSADAWKQGHFSQEIVPVNVPQKKGKPDIVVTEDEEFKRIDIEKFKKLNTVFQKENGTVTAGNASTINDGAAALVLTNENVVKELNLKPLARVVAFQDGATDPIDFPIAPAFAIPKLLSKSGFSKDDIALWEINEAFSVVVLANIMKLDLDPSKINVHGGAVSLGHPIGMSGARIVVHLAHALKPGQKGVASICNGGGGASSILIERL, encoded by the exons atgTTGAGATTTAAAACAGGAAAG AGCCTAATAACTTATACCCAGCGGTCTTTATCCACAACATCAACTTTGAGAGATGTTTTTATTGTCAGTGCTACTAGAACTCCAATTGGTTCTTTTGGTGGATCATTGAAAAGTCTTTCTGCTACTAAACTGGGTGCTATAGCTATTCAA gcTGCTGTTGAACGATCTGGAATTTCTAAAGATGAAATTCAGGAAGTTTTTATGGGAAATGTGTGTCAAGGTGGTGTTGGACAAGCGCCAGCTAGGCAAGCAACAATATTTGCTG gaTTACCTAAATCAACTATATGTACGACAATAAATAAAGTCTGTGCTTCTGGAATGAAGTCGGTCATGTTGGCTTCTCAAAGTTTAATATGTGGCCATCAACAAATAGTAGTTGCTGGTGGTATGGAATCTATGTCTAATGTACCGTTTTATCTAGCAAGAGGAGATACAAAATATGGTGGTGTGAATTTATCT gacGGAATTGTGTTTGATGGTTTAACTGATGTATACAATAAAGTTCACATGGGCAGTTGTGCTGAAAATACAGCTAAACAATGTGGCATAAGTAGAGCACAACAAGATGATTTTGCTTTAAGTAGTTACAAAAAAAGTGCTGATGCTTGGAAACAAGGACATTTTTCTCAAGAAATTGTTCCAGTTAATGTTCCTCAAAAAAAag GTAAACCTGATATTGTTGTAACTGAGGATGAAGAATTTAAAAGAATAGATATTGAAAAGTTTAAGAAATTGAATACAGTTtttcaa aaggaAAATGGTACCGTTACTGCTGGAAATGCATCAACAATTAATGATGGAGCTGCTGCTTTAGTTTTAACAAATGAAAATGTTGtaaaagaattaaatttaaaacctttAGCTAGAGTAGTTGCATTTCAAGATGGTGCTACTGACCCTATTGATTTTCCAATTGCACCAGCATTTGCTATACCCAAA ttGTTAAGCAAAAGTGGTTTTTCCAAGGATGACATCGCATTGTGGGAAATAAATGAAGCTTTCAGTGTAGTTGTTTTAgctaatataatgaaattagaTCTTGATCCATCTAAAATCAATGTACATGGTGGGGCTGTTAGCTTAGGTCATCCAATTGG gatGTCTGGTGCTAGGATTGTGGTTCACTTAGCTCATGCATTGAAACCAGGACAGAAAGGTGTAGCTTCCATTTGTAATGGTGGTGGTGGAGCATCATCAATTCTTATTGAACGTTTATAA